A region from the Sandaracinus amylolyticus genome encodes:
- a CDS encoding DUF262 domain-containing protein, translating to MRYELKTNATNRRIRELITAINQRALVSRPDFQRRLVWTNRDKVEFVDTILRALPFPEIYVCAGEVDPETAQGTEWLVDGQQRVSTIYEYFSGAQSLRLPPRIPAYAALTEAQKRSFLEYTVVVRDLGSVPLDYVKDVFSRINSTKYGLNAMELANARYDGAIKRSAASLAEHDFYSRRSVFKASDVRRMGDVSFQLSLLITMEAGYFDDTDEHERYLERYNDEYPRAPEMEARLNSVFAALDSADIAGASRWWKKADLFSLIVELDRAVSVDSRAVDPAALRTALTGFEQLLERYQGHDGEMSSAERERASRYSLAAAQGSNHRKSRITRGEILAEVIRSAST from the coding sequence GTGCGGTACGAGCTGAAGACGAATGCGACGAATCGAAGGATTCGCGAATTGATTACCGCGATTAACCAGAGAGCGCTGGTCTCGCGACCTGATTTTCAACGTCGTCTGGTGTGGACCAATCGCGACAAGGTTGAGTTCGTCGACACGATTCTCCGGGCGCTGCCGTTTCCGGAAATTTACGTGTGTGCCGGTGAGGTTGACCCCGAAACCGCGCAAGGGACGGAGTGGCTCGTCGACGGCCAGCAGCGTGTCTCGACGATCTATGAGTACTTTTCCGGAGCACAGTCGCTCCGCTTGCCGCCGAGAATCCCGGCGTATGCGGCGCTCACCGAGGCGCAGAAGCGTAGCTTTCTTGAGTATACGGTCGTCGTTCGCGACCTCGGAAGCGTGCCGTTGGACTATGTCAAGGACGTGTTTAGTCGAATCAACTCGACCAAATATGGTCTGAATGCGATGGAACTGGCTAACGCACGGTACGATGGCGCAATCAAACGTTCCGCTGCGTCTCTCGCCGAACATGACTTCTACTCGCGGCGAAGCGTCTTCAAGGCGTCGGATGTCAGGCGGATGGGTGATGTTAGCTTCCAGCTCAGTCTGCTGATTACGATGGAGGCCGGCTACTTCGACGATACCGACGAGCATGAGAGGTATCTCGAGAGGTATAACGACGAGTATCCCCGCGCGCCCGAAATGGAAGCGCGCTTGAACAGCGTGTTCGCCGCTCTCGACTCTGCTGATATCGCAGGCGCAAGTCGATGGTGGAAGAAGGCCGATCTTTTCTCGCTCATCGTCGAGTTGGATCGGGCGGTGAGCGTCGATTCTCGCGCGGTCGATCCCGCGGCGCTGCGTACGGCGCTGACCGGGTTCGAGCAGTTGCTCGAGCGTTACCAAGGGCACGATGGCGAGATGAGTTCAGCGGAGCGCGAGCGAGCGTCGAGATATTCTCTCGCGGCGGCTCAGGGCAGCAACCATCGGAAGAGCCGCATCACGCGTGGTGAGATTCTCGCCGAGGTCATCCGGTCGGCATCTACCTAG
- a CDS encoding alkaline phosphatase D family protein gives MDSSSKGPGFSRRRALKSAGVLGAATMIGCESTDVPLVDASMQMGGDAAMPDTGPRGRDAGPAPMGAFQHGVASGDPLADAVILWTRVTTESTSAIALAWEMSRDASFATIDASGEASADPARDFTAKVDATGLMPATTYYYRFRVVDGGETSPVGRTRTAPASDAEIARLRFAVCSCSNYAFGYFHGYRNIAQRADLDAVLHLGDYIYEYGTGEYGTFRDCDPPGEIVTLDDYRRRYRQYRTDPDLQEAHRQHPFVNVWDDHESADNAWRDGANNHDEAEGAWADRKAAAQQAFDEWLPIRTASEGPSRIWRALRYGALAELVMLDTRIDGRSEQGAGEPGARPLISSEQEAFLIERLTTSDAQWKVIGQQVMFSPLPLLANDDQWDGYPASRTRVLDAIRGDGERDPVRDVVVLTGDIHTAWACEVVEDPSASPLPPASAVEFVAPGISSPPISPPGGPIERALMRSLAARAPHIKYADISHRGYFVLDLSPARVHATFVQIADVEAPYDTSELEVTAWEAASGTSRLVEVEPTSPPDGAPPLAP, from the coding sequence ATGGACAGCAGTTCGAAGGGGCCGGGGTTCTCGCGTCGTCGCGCGCTGAAGAGCGCGGGCGTGCTCGGCGCGGCGACGATGATCGGGTGCGAGTCGACCGACGTTCCGCTGGTCGACGCGTCGATGCAGATGGGCGGCGACGCGGCGATGCCCGACACGGGCCCACGCGGTCGCGATGCGGGCCCGGCGCCGATGGGCGCGTTCCAGCACGGCGTCGCGAGCGGCGATCCGCTCGCCGACGCGGTGATCCTCTGGACGCGCGTGACCACCGAGAGCACGTCGGCGATCGCGCTGGCGTGGGAGATGTCGCGCGACGCGTCGTTCGCGACGATCGACGCGAGCGGCGAGGCTTCGGCGGATCCTGCGCGCGACTTCACCGCGAAGGTCGACGCGACCGGCCTGATGCCGGCGACGACCTACTACTATCGCTTCCGCGTCGTCGACGGAGGCGAGACCTCGCCCGTCGGCCGCACCCGCACCGCGCCCGCGAGCGACGCGGAGATCGCGCGGCTGCGCTTCGCGGTGTGCTCGTGCTCGAACTACGCGTTCGGCTACTTCCACGGCTATCGCAACATCGCGCAGCGCGCCGATCTCGACGCGGTGCTGCACCTCGGCGACTACATCTACGAGTACGGCACCGGCGAGTACGGCACGTTCCGCGACTGCGATCCGCCGGGCGAGATCGTGACGCTCGACGACTACCGCCGTCGATATCGCCAGTACCGCACCGATCCCGATCTGCAGGAGGCGCATCGGCAGCATCCGTTCGTGAACGTCTGGGACGATCACGAGAGCGCCGACAATGCGTGGCGCGACGGCGCGAACAACCACGACGAGGCCGAGGGCGCGTGGGCGGATCGCAAGGCCGCCGCGCAGCAGGCGTTCGACGAGTGGCTCCCGATCCGCACCGCGAGCGAAGGGCCTTCGCGCATCTGGCGCGCGCTGCGCTACGGCGCGCTCGCCGAGCTCGTGATGCTCGACACGCGCATCGACGGACGCAGCGAGCAGGGCGCGGGTGAGCCCGGCGCGCGCCCGCTGATCTCGAGCGAGCAGGAGGCGTTCTTGATCGAGCGCCTGACCACGAGCGACGCGCAGTGGAAGGTGATCGGGCAACAGGTGATGTTCTCGCCGCTGCCGCTGCTCGCGAACGACGATCAGTGGGACGGATATCCGGCGTCGCGCACGCGCGTGCTGGATGCGATCCGCGGCGACGGAGAGCGCGATCCGGTGCGCGACGTCGTCGTGCTCACCGGCGATATCCACACCGCGTGGGCGTGCGAGGTGGTGGAAGATCCGAGCGCTTCGCCGCTCCCTCCGGCGAGCGCGGTGGAGTTCGTCGCGCCGGGGATCAGCTCGCCGCCGATCAGCCCTCCGGGCGGGCCGATCGAGCGCGCGCTGATGCGCTCGCTCGCGGCGCGCGCGCCGCACATCAAGTACGCGGACATCTCGCACCGCGGGTACTTCGTGCTCGATCTCTCGCCGGCGCGCGTACACGCGACGTTCGTGCAGATCGCCGACGTGGAGGCGCCGTACGACACGAGCGAGCTCGAGGTGACGGCGTGGGAGGCCGCGAGCGGGACGAGCCGTCTCGTGGAGGTCGAGCCGACGTCGCCGCCCGACGGAGCGCCGCCGCTCGCGCCGTGA
- a CDS encoding porin, with the protein MNELVSRTSKRAAGAALAILVSLTLVPRANAQDTATSEPSAEPAPGAVVETPATTEAPAEAAVAPAEEPVVTAEPVAMPEVVAEEEEVAATEPEAEASSWTDNLSFRVFADAYVAAHWTLPNGFEGNQSAIIGHRAYDIYGGPSLAWAGLDLRYAPDPLGAAIDLRFGTAVPRLLGAFSGLPEGLQFLKQAYVSWRPIENFQIDFGQFDTIYGAEVSESWLNPNYSRGSLYNVVQPFYHMGFRASYAVIPELTLTAIAVNGWNNVSDNNDGKSVGIQGALTVGDFSVALGYLTGPEQSDCNAIPGPDDPPIAGCVTDEDLGDHDGRFRHLVDLILRYSVGDLALVANGDVTIEDFGPAGYTTIAGGMIGAQYRFIPEFALALRGEVLYFEDTDESLTTGTFTIEVAPDPHLVFRLDNRLDVSSYDQFVDNSGQPSELVFSSILGVVAHSD; encoded by the coding sequence ATGAACGAGCTCGTCTCGAGGACCAGCAAGCGAGCCGCGGGGGCGGCGCTGGCGATCCTGGTGTCGTTGACCCTCGTGCCTCGCGCGAACGCGCAGGACACGGCCACGAGCGAGCCCAGCGCCGAGCCGGCGCCCGGTGCGGTCGTGGAGACGCCAGCGACCACCGAAGCGCCTGCAGAGGCGGCGGTCGCACCCGCGGAAGAGCCGGTCGTCACGGCCGAGCCCGTCGCGATGCCCGAGGTCGTGGCCGAGGAGGAAGAGGTCGCCGCCACGGAGCCCGAGGCCGAGGCGTCGTCGTGGACGGACAACCTCTCGTTCCGTGTGTTCGCCGACGCGTACGTCGCCGCGCACTGGACGCTGCCGAACGGCTTCGAGGGCAACCAGTCCGCGATCATCGGCCACCGCGCGTACGACATCTACGGCGGTCCCTCGCTCGCGTGGGCCGGTCTCGATCTGCGCTACGCGCCCGACCCGCTCGGCGCCGCGATCGATCTGCGCTTCGGCACCGCGGTGCCGCGCCTGCTCGGCGCGTTCAGCGGTCTGCCCGAGGGCCTGCAGTTCCTGAAGCAGGCCTACGTGTCGTGGCGGCCGATCGAGAACTTCCAGATCGACTTCGGTCAGTTCGACACGATCTACGGCGCCGAGGTCTCGGAGAGCTGGCTCAACCCGAACTACTCGCGCGGCTCGCTCTACAACGTCGTGCAGCCCTTCTATCACATGGGCTTCCGCGCCTCGTACGCGGTGATCCCCGAGCTCACGCTCACCGCGATCGCGGTCAACGGCTGGAACAACGTCTCGGACAACAACGACGGCAAGAGCGTCGGTATCCAGGGCGCGCTGACGGTCGGCGACTTCTCGGTGGCGCTCGGCTATCTCACCGGCCCCGAGCAGTCCGACTGCAACGCGATCCCCGGGCCCGACGACCCGCCGATCGCGGGCTGCGTCACCGACGAGGATCTCGGCGATCACGACGGGCGCTTCCGCCACCTCGTCGACCTCATCCTGCGCTACAGCGTCGGCGACCTCGCGCTCGTGGCGAACGGCGACGTGACGATCGAGGACTTCGGTCCCGCGGGCTACACGACGATCGCGGGCGGCATGATCGGCGCGCAGTACCGCTTCATCCCCGAGTTCGCGCTCGCGCTGCGCGGTGAGGTCCTCTACTTCGAGGACACCGACGAGTCGCTCACGACGGGCACGTTCACCATCGAGGTCGCGCCCGATCCGCACCTCGTGTTCCGCCTCGACAACCGTCTCGACGTCTCGAGCTACGACCAGTTCGTCGACAACAGCGGGCAGCCCAGCGAGCTCGTGTTCTCGAGCATCCTGGGCGTGGTCGCCCACTCCGACTGA
- a CDS encoding IS630 family transposase, whose product MRPTGSKADLERRRRLGVALHRSGHSIREVAKQLGCAPGSVARWTKMFEQGGDDALDPIPNAGGKSRLSDSDRAKLVVLLRLGARTSGFATELWTLRRVRDVIEREFGVHYSISNVHAVLHSLGFSPQKAVRRAREQDAEAVERFRQEEWPRIKKKRKTTAASSR is encoded by the coding sequence GTGCGACCGACCGGAAGTAAGGCAGACCTCGAACGCCGTCGTCGCCTCGGCGTGGCGCTCCATCGCAGTGGCCACTCGATCCGCGAAGTGGCGAAGCAGCTCGGCTGCGCGCCCGGCTCTGTCGCGCGATGGACGAAGATGTTCGAGCAAGGCGGCGATGACGCGCTCGATCCAATCCCGAACGCCGGCGGCAAGAGTCGCCTGAGCGACAGCGACCGGGCGAAGCTCGTGGTCCTTCTTCGGCTCGGCGCACGCACGAGCGGGTTCGCAACGGAGCTTTGGACGCTTCGCCGCGTGCGTGACGTGATCGAGCGCGAGTTCGGAGTTCACTACTCGATCTCGAACGTGCACGCCGTGCTGCACAGTCTCGGATTCAGCCCGCAGAAGGCGGTGCGCCGCGCGCGCGAGCAGGACGCGGAAGCGGTCGAGCGGTTCCGACAGGAGGAATGGCCGCGCATCAAAAAAAAGCGGAAGACGACGGCCGCGTCCTCGCGCTGA
- a CDS encoding DUF1517 domain-containing protein, whose translation MIFGALLSLSLLLVGAFAEAAIAEAQRTGGSFGGRRWSGGGRGRAPIGSSYRGTRYGGGGYYGPAPFVFFAPGGIGAGGLVTLVVIGGVVMLLARGARRATLRVPGPQSRAWDNVDLGVVQIGVDAETRRAIEETLAARRVPLRVREHGATWLREVIHELRARRDAWLAVRVDDYRPMSPPMAAGSFRRVQEDAQHGAPLAEHDGELEVVTIAVASHREIVDVQRDDADAAERVMRALAQLDPDEIVALDVRWAAPA comes from the coding sequence GTGATCTTCGGGGCCCTCCTCTCGCTCTCGTTGCTGCTCGTCGGCGCGTTCGCCGAGGCCGCGATCGCCGAGGCGCAGCGCACCGGCGGCAGCTTCGGTGGACGTCGCTGGAGCGGCGGCGGCCGCGGTCGCGCGCCGATCGGAAGCAGCTATCGCGGCACGCGCTACGGCGGCGGCGGGTACTACGGGCCTGCGCCGTTCGTGTTCTTCGCGCCGGGCGGCATCGGCGCGGGGGGGCTCGTCACGCTCGTGGTGATCGGCGGCGTGGTGATGCTCCTCGCTCGCGGCGCGCGGCGCGCGACGCTGCGCGTGCCGGGCCCGCAGTCGCGCGCGTGGGACAACGTCGATCTCGGTGTGGTGCAGATCGGCGTGGACGCGGAGACGCGCCGCGCGATCGAGGAGACGCTCGCCGCGCGGCGCGTCCCGCTGCGGGTGCGCGAGCACGGCGCGACGTGGCTGCGAGAGGTGATCCACGAGCTGCGCGCGCGCCGCGACGCGTGGCTCGCGGTGCGGGTCGACGACTACCGCCCGATGTCGCCGCCGATGGCGGCGGGCTCGTTCCGTCGCGTGCAGGAGGACGCGCAGCACGGCGCGCCGCTCGCCGAGCACGACGGCGAGCTCGAGGTCGTCACGATCGCCGTCGCGTCGCACCGCGAGATCGTCGACGTGCAGCGCGACGACGCCGACGCGGCGGAGCGCGTGATGCGCGCGCTCGCGCAGCTCGACCCCGACGAGATCGTCGCGCTCGACGTGCGCTGGGCCGCCCCGGCGTGA
- a CDS encoding CPBP family intramembrane glutamic endopeptidase: MSLPPQRSSRGDRIELVVVLLAAWAWPITSELLELTSSGLERRIHFSNETLLGLVLYELVVGGALLLFLRARGKRVSVSQLDASWLATGEGVLLWAVAMMASWLGMALLAGTSRGQSVAFHGAPSPVIAILLVLVNPVFEECLHLGFLQERLRASGPGFAIGASLMVRLLLHAYQGPLAVAAIVPMGVVLGLHHWHTRRLWPAIVAHAIADALALATLRPAIES; the protein is encoded by the coding sequence ATGTCCCTGCCACCTCAGCGCAGCTCGCGCGGCGATCGCATCGAGCTCGTTGTCGTCCTCCTCGCCGCTTGGGCGTGGCCGATCACCAGCGAGCTCCTCGAGCTGACGTCGTCGGGGCTCGAGCGGCGCATCCACTTCTCGAACGAGACGCTGCTCGGGCTGGTTCTCTACGAGCTCGTCGTCGGAGGAGCGCTGCTGCTCTTTCTGCGTGCGCGCGGCAAGCGCGTCTCGGTGTCCCAGTTGGACGCGTCGTGGCTCGCGACGGGCGAGGGCGTATTGCTCTGGGCGGTCGCGATGATGGCGTCTTGGCTCGGCATGGCGCTGCTCGCCGGCACGTCGCGCGGGCAGTCGGTCGCGTTCCACGGCGCGCCGAGCCCGGTGATCGCGATCTTGCTGGTGCTGGTGAACCCGGTGTTCGAGGAGTGCTTGCACCTCGGGTTCCTCCAGGAGCGCCTGCGCGCATCGGGGCCGGGATTCGCGATCGGCGCGTCGCTGATGGTCCGACTGCTCCTGCACGCCTATCAGGGGCCGCTCGCGGTCGCCGCGATCGTTCCAATGGGTGTCGTGCTCGGGCTCCACCACTGGCACACTCGCCGCCTCTGGCCGGCGATCGTCGCCCATGCGATCGCAGATGCGCTCGCGCTCGCGACGCTGCGACCGGCGATCGAGAGCTGA
- a CDS encoding transposase, with protein sequence MAAHQKKAEDDGRVLALSDESGFMLQPSSPRTWAPRGETPELICGARHDRVSAISAITISPQAQRTGLYFRLLRGNFNADEIERFVRQVQRAVRRPVTFVWDRLSAHRTVAKRLEGDPRFEFILLPAYAPTLNPDE encoded by the coding sequence ATGGCCGCGCATCAAAAAAAAGCGGAAGACGACGGCCGCGTCCTCGCGCTGAGCGACGAGAGCGGCTTCATGCTGCAGCCGTCGTCGCCTCGCACCTGGGCGCCGCGCGGCGAGACACCAGAGCTCATCTGCGGCGCACGTCACGACCGAGTCTCGGCCATCAGCGCGATCACGATCTCGCCGCAAGCGCAGCGCACCGGGCTTTACTTCCGGCTGCTGCGCGGCAACTTCAACGCCGACGAGATCGAGCGGTTCGTGCGCCAAGTGCAGCGGGCGGTCCGCCGTCCCGTCACGTTCGTGTGGGACCGGCTCTCCGCCCATCGCACGGTCGCGAAGCGCCTCGAAGGCGATCCGCGCTTCGAGTTCATCCTCCTGCCGGCGTACGCGCCAACGCTCAACCCCGACGAGTAG
- a CDS encoding PepSY-associated TM helix domain-containing protein has product MGPSSRARMANRHGVERRALPARARPRGGVKRAFRVHGALGMTFGAALFVICASGALAAVSSDVDWLVHPALRAPALADGAPRASWGALHASARAHAPDARVIVLAAPLEPGFAAEAIVARPDDTLARIWLDPRDARVRGEGPYLTVQRFARDLHRSLFLGENVGVFVVALFGLALLGSTASGVLVVWRSRSRRLLRVAKERASKDLHRVGGLALVAFALLAGITGTWYGVERVAAWADVELTPAAPSIDEAGRARATSEPIADLDTLVALGRAAMPELEVRAIAMPTERRPVLSLLGETDALLARDQANQVFLDPGARVVLGVWRADAMPPIERWVHTVDALHFGSFGGLPTRALWSAMAIGTALLALSGAWIRARRSARSSIEAQGGAA; this is encoded by the coding sequence ATGGGCCCCTCCTCTCGCGCGCGGATGGCGAACCGGCACGGCGTCGAGCGACGCGCGCTGCCGGCGCGCGCGCGTCCGCGCGGCGGCGTGAAGCGCGCGTTCCGGGTGCACGGCGCGCTCGGCATGACGTTCGGGGCCGCGCTCTTCGTGATCTGCGCGTCGGGCGCGCTCGCCGCGGTCAGCAGCGACGTCGACTGGCTCGTCCATCCGGCGCTGCGCGCGCCCGCGCTCGCCGACGGCGCTCCACGCGCGAGCTGGGGCGCCCTCCACGCGAGCGCGCGCGCCCACGCGCCCGACGCGCGCGTCATCGTGCTCGCCGCGCCGCTCGAGCCGGGGTTCGCCGCCGAGGCGATCGTCGCGCGGCCCGACGACACGCTCGCGCGCATCTGGCTCGACCCGCGCGACGCGCGCGTGCGCGGCGAGGGCCCGTACCTCACGGTGCAGCGCTTCGCGCGCGACCTGCACCGCTCGCTCTTCCTCGGCGAGAACGTCGGCGTCTTCGTCGTCGCGCTGTTCGGGCTCGCGCTCCTCGGCTCGACCGCGAGCGGCGTGCTCGTGGTGTGGCGCAGTCGCTCGCGGCGGCTGCTGCGCGTCGCGAAGGAGCGCGCGTCGAAGGACCTGCATCGCGTCGGCGGGCTCGCGCTCGTCGCGTTCGCGCTGCTCGCGGGCATCACCGGCACCTGGTACGGCGTCGAGCGCGTCGCCGCGTGGGCCGACGTCGAGCTCACGCCCGCCGCGCCGAGCATCGACGAGGCAGGTCGCGCCCGCGCGACGAGCGAGCCGATCGCGGATCTCGACACCCTCGTCGCGCTCGGTCGCGCCGCGATGCCCGAGCTCGAGGTGCGCGCGATCGCGATGCCCACCGAGCGGCGCCCCGTGCTCTCGCTGCTCGGCGAGACCGACGCGCTCCTCGCGCGCGATCAAGCGAACCAGGTGTTCCTCGATCCCGGCGCGCGCGTCGTGCTCGGCGTGTGGCGCGCCGACGCGATGCCGCCGATCGAGCGCTGGGTGCACACCGTCGACGCGCTGCACTTCGGCTCGTTCGGCGGGCTCCCGACGCGCGCGCTCTGGAGCGCGATGGCGATCGGCACGGCGCTGCTCGCGCTGAGCGGCGCGTGGATCCGCGCGCGGCGCAGCGCGCGCTCGTCGATCGAGGCGCAGGGAGGTGCAGCGTGA
- a CDS encoding lipid-transfer protein: protein MTRKVNVIGVGMVKFQKPGASDEYNVMAAGAIRAAMKDSGVEFRDLEQAYAGYVYGDSTCGQRAVYEVGLTGIPVFNVNNNCSTGSTALMLAKQAIEGGIAECVLAVGFEQMEKGALQAKWNDRTNPLDKHAGLMNDVQGFTSAPGAAQMFGGAGREYRWKHGTKRETFAKIAEKARKHASKNPFALFQETYSVEEILASPEVFDPLTRYQCCPPTCGAAAAILCSDEFAKKKGIGKSVYIAAQAMTTDYPSSFGEESMIKMVGYDMTKNAAAKVYEKAGLGPSDVQVVELHDCFTANELLTYEALGLCKEGEAEKFIWDEDNTYGGKFVTNPSGGLLSKGHPLGATGLAQCTELVWQLRGQGDARQVPGARVALQHNLGLGGACVVTMYRMD from the coding sequence ATGACTCGCAAGGTGAACGTGATCGGCGTGGGCATGGTGAAGTTCCAGAAGCCCGGCGCGAGCGACGAGTACAACGTGATGGCGGCGGGCGCGATCCGCGCTGCGATGAAGGACTCGGGCGTGGAGTTCCGCGACCTCGAGCAGGCGTACGCGGGATACGTGTACGGCGACTCGACGTGTGGACAGCGCGCCGTGTACGAGGTCGGGCTCACCGGGATTCCGGTGTTCAACGTCAACAACAACTGCTCGACGGGCTCGACCGCGCTGATGCTCGCCAAGCAGGCGATCGAGGGCGGCATCGCGGAGTGCGTGCTCGCGGTCGGGTTCGAGCAGATGGAGAAGGGCGCGCTGCAGGCGAAGTGGAACGACCGCACCAACCCGCTCGACAAGCACGCTGGGCTCATGAACGACGTGCAGGGGTTCACGTCGGCGCCCGGCGCAGCGCAGATGTTCGGCGGCGCGGGGCGCGAGTACCGCTGGAAGCACGGCACGAAGCGCGAGACCTTCGCGAAGATCGCGGAGAAGGCGCGCAAGCACGCGAGCAAGAACCCGTTCGCGCTCTTCCAGGAGACGTACTCGGTGGAAGAGATCCTCGCGTCGCCCGAGGTGTTCGACCCGCTGACGCGATATCAGTGCTGCCCTCCGACCTGCGGCGCGGCAGCGGCGATCCTCTGCAGTGACGAGTTCGCCAAGAAGAAGGGGATCGGAAAGAGCGTCTACATCGCCGCGCAGGCGATGACGACCGACTATCCGTCGAGCTTCGGCGAAGAGTCGATGATCAAGATGGTCGGCTACGACATGACCAAGAACGCCGCGGCGAAGGTGTACGAGAAGGCGGGCCTCGGACCCTCGGACGTGCAGGTCGTCGAGCTGCACGACTGCTTCACCGCGAATGAGCTGCTGACGTACGAAGCGCTCGGCCTGTGCAAGGAAGGCGAGGCCGAGAAGTTCATCTGGGACGAGGACAACACGTACGGCGGCAAGTTCGTCACGAACCCGTCGGGCGGACTGCTGAGCAAGGGACATCCGCTCGGCGCGACCGGACTGGCGCAGTGCACGGAGCTGGTCTGGCAGCTTCGTGGTCAGGGCGACGCTCGACAGGTCCCGGGGGCTCGAGTGGCTTTGCAGCACAATCTCGGGCTCGGTGGGGCTTGTGTCGTGACGATGTATCGAATGGACTGA